From the Mastacembelus armatus chromosome 14, fMasArm1.2, whole genome shotgun sequence genome, one window contains:
- the esama gene encoding endothelial cell adhesion molecule a isoform X2, which produces MAQLQMPQTNVDVIKGQMVMLRASYSTQPGADLSTNTVVWNFVSNNTQLIISYTKGSMSVGSSQFRGRVGFTTTMPSRNVSLYINNTQESDSGRYLCQVIIPDNSGLTAELSLDVKVPPAVPKCSLSGKPVLKGNVTLSCMSSSGKPIPLYRWKKTSPTSEVFFSPMLNQKTGTLKLSNLSSNMSGKYVCTASNSAGEETCFINLEIVTSTNVGMIVGATVGSVVGFIFLLLLCLVFLMKRHRDNEDDIANEIKEDAQAPKRVSWAKSGMGSDISKNGTLSSIASSPHHKEPSLHHNNHHHLQQYPQRPPSDTASIITGSMAGYRPSRHHGASTPTHYSYNSIALPRGQPVSSEASTNGSSLPRPERYTPLPQAQALPQTYTQPQLQLQAAPSPPPLPTSSVTASSITRMGGVPIMVPAQNQAGSLV; this is translated from the exons ATGGCCCAGCTCCAGATGCCCCAAACCAATGTCGATGTGATCAAGGGTCAGATGGTGATGCTGAGGGCTTCATACAGCACACAGCCAGGTGCTGACTTGAGCACCAACACTGTTGTGTGGAACTTTGTCTCCAACAACACCCAGCTG aTCATCTCTTACACCAAGGGTTCCATGAGTGTGGGGAGCTCCCAGTTTAGGGGTCGGGTTGGTTTTACCACTACAATGCCATCACGAAACGTGTCATTGTACATCAACAACACACAGGAGTCTGATTCAGGACGCTACTTGTGCCAGGTCATAATTCCCGATAACTCCGGCCTTACTGCTGAGCTGAGTCTGGATGTGAAGG TACCACCTGCTGTTCCTAAGTGCTCGTTGTCAGGGAAGCCGGTACTGAAAGGAAATGTGACTCTGAGCTGCATGTCCAGCTCTGGAAAGCCCATTCCTCTGTACAGATGGAAGAAAACCAGTCCCACCTCTGAGGTCTTCTTTTCGCCCATGCTCA ATCAGAAGACAGGTACTTTAAAGCTGAGCAACCTGAGCAGTAACATGTCGGGGAAGTACGTGTGCACAGCCAGCAACTCAGCCGGCGAAGAGACCTGCTTCATCAACCTGGAGATTGTCACTT CTACCAATGTGGGTATGATTGTTGGGGCCACAGTGGGTTCAGTGGTCGGCttcatctttctcctcctcctctgtcttgtgTTTCTGATGAAGAGGCACCGAGACAATGAGGACGACATAGCCAACGAAATCAA GGAGGACGCTCAGGCTCCTAAGCGTGTATCCTGGGCTAAGAGTGGCATGGGCTCAGATATCTCCAAGAATGGCACCCTGTCATCAATCGCCTCCAGCCCACACCATAAAGAGCCCTCCCTCCACCACAACAACCACCATCACCTGCAGCAATACCCCCAGCGCCCACCCTCAGACACCGCTTCCATCATCACCGGCAGCATGGCCGGCTACCGACCATCCCGCCATCATGGAGCCTCCACGCCCACCCACTACAGTTACAACAGCATAGCCCTGCCGCGCGGACAGCCTGTCTCCTCTGAGGCCAGCACCAATGGGAGCTCCCTACCCAGACCAGAGCGCTACACCCCACTGCCCCAGGCCCAGGCACTGCCGCAGACCTACACCCAGccccagctgcagctccaggcTGCTCCTTCCCCACCACCACTACCCACCTCCTCTGTAACTGCCTCTAGCATCACCCGCATGGGAGGGGTCCCCATCATGGTGCCCGCACAAAACCAGGCTGGATCTCTGGTCTAA
- the esama gene encoding endothelial cell adhesion molecule a isoform X1, whose protein sequence is MEVCSTSRKLTLLSLTFLWGLSGIMAQLQMPQTNVDVIKGQMVMLRASYSTQPGADLSTNTVVWNFVSNNTQLIISYTKGSMSVGSSQFRGRVGFTTTMPSRNVSLYINNTQESDSGRYLCQVIIPDNSGLTAELSLDVKVPPAVPKCSLSGKPVLKGNVTLSCMSSSGKPIPLYRWKKTSPTSEVFFSPMLNQKTGTLKLSNLSSNMSGKYVCTASNSAGEETCFINLEIVTSTNVGMIVGATVGSVVGFIFLLLLCLVFLMKRHRDNEDDIANEIKEDAQAPKRVSWAKSGMGSDISKNGTLSSIASSPHHKEPSLHHNNHHHLQQYPQRPPSDTASIITGSMAGYRPSRHHGASTPTHYSYNSIALPRGQPVSSEASTNGSSLPRPERYTPLPQAQALPQTYTQPQLQLQAAPSPPPLPTSSVTASSITRMGGVPIMVPAQNQAGSLV, encoded by the exons GCATAATGGCCCAGCTCCAGATGCCCCAAACCAATGTCGATGTGATCAAGGGTCAGATGGTGATGCTGAGGGCTTCATACAGCACACAGCCAGGTGCTGACTTGAGCACCAACACTGTTGTGTGGAACTTTGTCTCCAACAACACCCAGCTG aTCATCTCTTACACCAAGGGTTCCATGAGTGTGGGGAGCTCCCAGTTTAGGGGTCGGGTTGGTTTTACCACTACAATGCCATCACGAAACGTGTCATTGTACATCAACAACACACAGGAGTCTGATTCAGGACGCTACTTGTGCCAGGTCATAATTCCCGATAACTCCGGCCTTACTGCTGAGCTGAGTCTGGATGTGAAGG TACCACCTGCTGTTCCTAAGTGCTCGTTGTCAGGGAAGCCGGTACTGAAAGGAAATGTGACTCTGAGCTGCATGTCCAGCTCTGGAAAGCCCATTCCTCTGTACAGATGGAAGAAAACCAGTCCCACCTCTGAGGTCTTCTTTTCGCCCATGCTCA ATCAGAAGACAGGTACTTTAAAGCTGAGCAACCTGAGCAGTAACATGTCGGGGAAGTACGTGTGCACAGCCAGCAACTCAGCCGGCGAAGAGACCTGCTTCATCAACCTGGAGATTGTCACTT CTACCAATGTGGGTATGATTGTTGGGGCCACAGTGGGTTCAGTGGTCGGCttcatctttctcctcctcctctgtcttgtgTTTCTGATGAAGAGGCACCGAGACAATGAGGACGACATAGCCAACGAAATCAA GGAGGACGCTCAGGCTCCTAAGCGTGTATCCTGGGCTAAGAGTGGCATGGGCTCAGATATCTCCAAGAATGGCACCCTGTCATCAATCGCCTCCAGCCCACACCATAAAGAGCCCTCCCTCCACCACAACAACCACCATCACCTGCAGCAATACCCCCAGCGCCCACCCTCAGACACCGCTTCCATCATCACCGGCAGCATGGCCGGCTACCGACCATCCCGCCATCATGGAGCCTCCACGCCCACCCACTACAGTTACAACAGCATAGCCCTGCCGCGCGGACAGCCTGTCTCCTCTGAGGCCAGCACCAATGGGAGCTCCCTACCCAGACCAGAGCGCTACACCCCACTGCCCCAGGCCCAGGCACTGCCGCAGACCTACACCCAGccccagctgcagctccaggcTGCTCCTTCCCCACCACCACTACCCACCTCCTCTGTAACTGCCTCTAGCATCACCCGCATGGGAGGGGTCCCCATCATGGTGCCCGCACAAAACCAGGCTGGATCTCTGGTCTAA